The DNA segment CCCAGGCAATCAGCCGGTGAATCATCTGATCCGGCTCCACACTGACTTCCTGCGGGAAGAAAAGTCCTCCTTTACAGTATTCCTTATTAAGAGCTGGATATTTGGCAATACAATCTCCGGCAGATAACAACACAGATGCATAATCCGCCTGATCCATTTTTGTTTTTAATTCCAGGATCAGTTGCAATTCCTCTTTATCTGAAGGGACATAGAGTGTACCGTTATTGCGGACACTGATGTCAAACTCCTGCTGAATTTCTTTATACAGTTCAGTTGCGCGCAAAGCGTAAGGAAACCAGTCGGAGGCCATTCCGGAAGGCACCACCTGACCAAAATTTCTGACGGTAGCGTTTACCGGATATTGGTCTTTTTCCGTCAGCAATACCTTCTTCCCCATCCGGGCAGCATGTATCGCATGAAAGGTTCCGAGTACCCCGGAGCCGACCACTATTAAATCATACATCGGTGTTTTCATCATTTTATTTTACCAGGGCATAGAAAATGTTTTCACATAAGAGAAGCATTTGATCGCTTCCACCACTCCTTCTTTGATGCCAAGTCCGGAATCTTTGATCCCTCCAAAGGGAGAATTTTCTATCCGGTATCCTGGCACTTCATTGATGTTTACTGTTCCCACTTTCAGTTCTTTCACAAAGCGGATGGCATGGTCCATATTATTCGTGACCACGCCGGAGGACAGGCCAAAAGCAGTAGAATTAGATAAGGCGATGGCATCATCGATGTCGGTGAAAGTCAGGATTGGCGCTAAGGGCCCAAAGGACTCCTGCACGACCATTTGTGCATCTCTGGGCACATTCACAATAACCGCAGGTTCCAGCAAAGCGCCATTGCGTTTGCCACCGAACAGTACTTTTGCACCCTGGGCTACTGCCATGGCCAGCACCTTTTCCAAATAAATGGCGGAGGCTTCATCGATGACCGTACCTACCCTGGTTTCCGGATCTGCAGGATCACCGCAGATGTATTCTTTTGTTTTTTCAATGAATCGTCTGGTAAACTCATCTGCGATACTTTCATGAACCAGAATTCTTTTTACGGCTGTACAGCGTTGTCCGGAATTCCGGTAAGCCCCTTCGGCAGCCAGACCAACTGCAAGATCAAGATCTGCATCTTCCAGAACAATCAGGGGATCATTACCACCAAGTTCCAGGATTACTTTTTTATAGCCCGCAGTAGCTGCGATTTTTTTTCCTACCGCTACACTTCCCGTAAAGGAGACCAAATCGACTTCCGGAGCCTGGATCAAGACTTCGGCCACTTCTTTTGTCTCCCCAAGCAATACGCTCAGCATGTATTCCGGTAAGCCCGCTTCGTACAATAACTCCACGAAACGGATTGCCGTTAGCGGTGTTTTTTCTGAAGGCTTCAGGATCACGGGAGTTCCGGCCGCCAATGCCGGTGCGATTTTATGTGCCACCTGATTTAGCGGATGATTGAAGGGCGTGATGGCTACTGCAAGTTTTAAGGGCTCGCGAAGGGTAAATATTTTACGTTGTTTTCCATTGGGGGAGATGTCACAGGAATAGATTTGCCCGTC comes from the Pedobacter sp. FW305-3-2-15-E-R2A2 genome and includes:
- the phnY gene encoding phosphonoacetaldehyde dehydrogenase, which produces MKEELTATDNIIRLASLVAAQPVSSGKQLAVNSPYDGRLVGTVEMAGQSDTQHAIAIALKGGAVLSRYERYSILDKARALLLLRKEEFAQLITAESGLCIREANYEIGRAHDVLLFASIECLKDDGQIYSCDISPNGKQRKIFTLREPLKLAVAITPFNHPLNQVAHKIAPALAAGTPVILKPSEKTPLTAIRFVELLYEAGLPEYMLSVLLGETKEVAEVLIQAPEVDLVSFTGSVAVGKKIAATAGYKKVILELGGNDPLIVLEDADLDLAVGLAAEGAYRNSGQRCTAVKRILVHESIADEFTRRFIEKTKEYICGDPADPETRVGTVIDEASAIYLEKVLAMAVAQGAKVLFGGKRNGALLEPAVIVNVPRDAQMVVQESFGPLAPILTFTDIDDAIALSNSTAFGLSSGVVTNNMDHAIRFVKELKVGTVNINEVPGYRIENSPFGGIKDSGLGIKEGVVEAIKCFSYVKTFSMPW